Within the Cygnus olor isolate bCygOlo1 chromosome 23, bCygOlo1.pri.v2, whole genome shotgun sequence genome, the region GGCTCGCTGCACTCCTTGGGCAAGATGTGCGGGGTGGGGTGCTGGTTAGGGGGTCTGGGGTGAGTCTAGGGGTCTGCCTGCAATGCGGAGGGGCGTTCCTAGTGTGTGGGGGTTAGAGGGGTGTGGGTTAATGGTTCGTGTTTCCCTCCGTGCTTGAAATCGAGCCCTTGTGCCAACTCGGACAAAAGCTGCCCTGTATTCACTGCTCCTTCAGCCTGAACGGGCAAACCCAGGGGCGAGACCACACGTCCCCCTTGGTGCTGGTCCTTGGGCCGGCTGCAAACAAGCCTCTCCTTTTACCTTCGTTCAGCATTACCAATTCAAAGggattttaaaggaatattCAGCTGGTGGGGCCGGGACCAGCGGGGAGCCCTTGGCCCTGCTCCCCCTTTCCGGCCGTTGCGCTCTGCAGCGGGACTCCAGACCACGAGCCTCGTGCGCTCGCGGTTTGTGGGTTTTGGCCCCTCTGTGGTTTAGCTTTCACTTCCCCCTCCATGCTGAAGTTACAGGGAGAGCCGCGAGGCGTCGAGCGGCCGTTGGGGCGCACGGAGCCTCCTGCCCTCACCTCGCTCCCGGGTCTGCAGCGGGACCGGGTCGGCCACAGCTGGCGCAGGCAGCTCGGGTAGGGGCAGGCAGGTTGCTGCTGGCTGTTCGCGTGCTCCCTGCTGGGCaaggaggcagggctgggtgatAAATCCTCTGTCTGCAACGACAGAGGGTTGGTTCCTTCTGCTCGTCAGATAAACCGGCCCCGCGGCCGGAGCCCCAGCCCTGCGCTGACCCAAACGCGCGTTCCCCAGCCCGTGCTTGCAGGACAGCGGTGGTGGGAGGCTTGGGGCAAaatccctcctgctcctgggcagcagctcccaggggagGTGGCGAATTGCCCCCAGGGACAGCGAGTGTCCAGCAGTAAGGGCAGGATGGAGGCCAAAGCGGTGCCTGCACGTCAGCACCCAAAAAGTGACCGGGTGCCCGTTGCTCGCCTCACCCCAACACGCCTGCACCGGGCGGGTGCTGACCCAGCGCCGCTGCCTCCTGGGCTCCTTGCGCTCcgcccctgctccctgctgccagcccctgcacaAACCTGGCTCTGTCCTGCCCGGCCTCAGTGCAGACACCCCGGGGGAGGCCGGGGAGTGGGGATGAGTCCCATGGGTCGGGGCAGGGCTGAGCTCGCCCCGCTGCAGGGCCCGGAGGCGGGTGCAGAGGTTTTGTTGTACCAAAGCTTGCTGCTGGCCTCCAACACTGCTGGGAAGCGCTAGGGGAGCCCACAGGGTTACTCCTGCCTCTTTTGAGCCTAAAACGTAATTGGTGCCTGCCtcagcttccccagcagcaccgggGCCAGGGCAGGACAGCCCCGTGGTTTTAACTcctgctcccttcctctccccgaCCCTTTCCGCGTGGCGGTTTCCTGACCTCTCTTCGTGGCTGCATTACTCCAGCCTGCTGCTCGCTGCTCCCCGGCCCCCATCACAAAGCCACCCGGTCACTTTAGGCCTCCCCAAGGCCACCCCCCTGCACCAGGGGTGTGAGCGGGgccctgctgagcagctcccaCCAGGGGACCCCATCGCacggctgcagccctggggcccCCATTCCCTTCCGCACCCCGACGCCGAGGTCACCGCGCTGGGAAGCAGCTGCCCAAGCCCTTCCCGGTGGCACAGGCGAAGGTGGGTGGGGGGCTCCATGCTGGAGCTTAGGGGGATTTGAAATGGCTTggtgctgcctgggctggccCCCGTGCCcatttggggcagggggagcagggtCCCTTGCACCCCAGCGGGTTTTCTCCTGCAGGAAGAGCCGCGGCCAGTAACACGGCACCCAGCAGCCCTCCTACCTCTGGAGCTGGGGACTgctgggggtgcagggagctggggaggggctgggggctgcaacATCCCGGTGAgtcccctcctgcccttcctggaGCCACACCTCTGCCAGGAGCTGTTCGACTACaccctggagctgctgctgtggagggGAGATGTCGTCCGGGTCCCCTACAAGGTGAGGCGATGCCGGCCTGGGACACAGCATCCCGTGAGCCTGGCCACGGCGGCTTTTGGGCCTTGGGCACCTCCAAGCCGTACGGAGGGTGCCAGGTGGgtggcagcagcggggctggtTGTGccgtggggcaggaggagcccccACGGGGTGCCAGGGATGTGGCATGGACCAGCACCGCGGTGCTCAGCACTTCGACTTCCTTCCCCGCGCGGAGCCGATTTCCTCCAGCGTCACGTgcgcggcgcggggctggggcggccgggggggagCCTGGCACGGCGCTGAGCATCACGGCCTGGGGGGCAGCCCCATGCCGGCAGGTAGGATGGGGTAACCGCGGCTCTGCGTCCATCCCAGCGGCAGCTTCAGGCACCGCCAGCCCCGCGCCGCTGGGAGCGACGGTGCCCGGGGCCTGGAGAGCATCTCCCGTGCCGTCGGGGCTGGGCGCCCTCGTCCCTGTCCCCGTAGCCCCACACGGGGCTTGTGGCTGCAGTGACCTTGGGATGGACAAAGCCCGTGGGCGGTTTTCCTGCCCACGAGGCCCCAGAGCCAAGCGACGCGCTGGTGGTGGCGGGGACCCGGTGGCCCCAGGGCTACCGGCCCGTGACGGGGACAGGGAGGCCCACGGGCACGTGCTGGTGGCCTGGCACCCCATGTCCACCCCGGGCTCGGTGCAGAGGGGTGCTGCCGCCCCGTAGGTGGTGGCGGTGGGGCCGGCATCCTGCCCGTGCCGGCGCCCTGGGGGAGGCGCAGGTCTGCGGCGCGCAGAGGAAGCGCCGACCGCAGCGAcgccgggagcggggctgggtgCGAGGCtgggtgcggggctggggagggggctgggggggtctgGGGCTGCCCCCGGACTGGCACAGGGGGCTCTGGGCGTGTGGTGCCCAGGCGGTGGGGCAGGGCCCACCATGGGGCTGCTCGGGTCCCACTGAGCATCACTGCCGGTCCCGGCAGACCTCGGGGTGGTGGCGGTGAGAGTCGTGGGCCCGGGGTGCCCTGGGGGTGTCTCGCCCTCATCCTGCCCCTGGATGTCTCCTCACCGTCAGCCTTGGCCCAGCtcgtggtgctgagcccccgtCCCTGGCAGGAACGGGACTTAGGGACGTGGGAGGTCCAGGGATTTGGTGGCACCTGGAGGCCACGTCCTAGTGGGGACGGGGGCTGTCCCACACCAGCCAAGGGTCCCTGGGAGAGGGGTCGATAACCAGGACCCTTCCCCAGCGCCTGATGAGCCCCCACGCTCCCACGGCAGCCTGAGCCAGCGAGGGACCGGCCTGGCCGCCAGCAGGAGCACACGGGTGAGAACTGGGCAGGGGATGCGacggggaggagaggggacagggacggggacggggatggggatggggatggggaaggggacagggacagggacagggatggcaCCAGGATGGGACCTTGCCCAGGGCAGGACCCTCATGCTGGGGCAGGTCCCCGTGCCGAGACAGCGCGGTGCTGGGGCTCCCGGCAGGAAACGCTTCCTGCCCCGGCCGTGCACCGTTCCCCgtgccggccccggccccgccgctcaccccctgctctccccagcgAGGATGGAGCCGGCCAAGCCGCCCCCCAGCAAGAGGATGGCTCCCGCGCCCCCCGTCCCTGCCAAAACCAAGCCGGCCCTGGGGCTGCCGAGCAAGTAAGCTGCacgtggccctgctggggcctTTGGGGCTGCCGTGACGGGGGCTGTGGTGATGCTCGGCATCTCCCCGGGGGCACACCACGGCCGTGCCACCTCACtgccccctgccacccccaggcCCAGCGGCCCCCAGCCTGGCACCTCGGCCGAAATGGAGCGGGACAGAGCTGGAGACCCAGGTAGGGCCATGGCTATAGCGCGAGCACCGGGTGCTACAGCAATGCCCCGCTCTGACACCATCCCTTTTGCAGACACCGATGGCTTCAGTGCCCTGCAGGTGACCACGGCCAAGCTGAGCCACCCCACAGCCACGCGCCCCCGGGTGCCGGGCCGGCGGCCGCCCAGTATGGCCGGGGGGGGCTTGGGGCCACCCTGCGCCGAGCTCTGCCCCCATCTCCCAGCCACGGGGCAGGGCCCGGAGCAGCGGCTGGCCCTGGAGGACCTGAAGGCCGAGGTCCGGTCCCTGCACATCCTCGTGGACCTGATGCGAGGCCAGCACCTGTGAGTGGGGACGGGGACGATGGGGAGGGGTGGCCGACCCTAAAAAGGTCCCCGAGGTCTCCCGGGAGCTCACTGCTGGGCACGGCCCCACCTGAGCCACCCCCGCGGCCTTGCAGGAGGGACCTGGAGGACgtgaggctggagctgcagcacgAGCGGACCAAGCGCGAGGCGCTGCAGGtgagacaccccccccccccccccccccccccccatggccATGGGATACAAGgacccccctccctcccccccggTGCCCCACCGACCCCGCTGCTCCCTTCTCGTCCCTGCAGGTGGAGATCGAGCGGGTGAGGAAGGCGCTGCCCTGCTAgcggggggggctgcagggggtgCACAGGCACCCCCaaagcatccccagccccaggagcacccccagccctggcctGGGGCTGTGCCGATCTGGACACGAGGGATCCCTGCACCTGGGCAccgcctgctgcagctctgaggCCACGAAGCAGACCCTGCTTTGTTATAAATActggttaaaataataaactattttGGGTATGGAACACTGCTGGGGTCCCATTTGGGGGCTGGGCCGGTCCTGCTGTGGCACACGGGGGTCCCACGGGGGTCCCCTGCACCATCCCGGGCTTCAGCCTGAGCCGTGCCATGGCCGAGTGCTGGCGCTGGGAGCGGACGTGCCGGGAGTCACGGGCTGGGCTGCACCGAGCCCAGCGGCCGGGCTGGGGTGGGCTGAgccgccctccccccccccccccccccccccccgcagccccctgcagcccccacgcCTCATCCCCAGCCAGGGTGCTGAGCCGGGATgtgccacggggctggggcagcgcctcctcctcttcctcctccatccGCTGCCCCTGCACCATTTCCCAGCCCCCCGGCACATTCTGGCCTCGCGCCACCGACGTGGGGCCTGGAGAACATCTGGAAAACATCTGGATCCTGCTGCCGGCGCGGGGACGGGCCTGGGAAGGAGCTATTTTTATaaagctgctggggaggggggcagtGGGGACCCGGTCCCGCACTCCTGCACGGGGCTGGGACGGTGCCTGCAGCgtgggcaggatgcggcccaGCCCTGCGGGGAGCAGCCACGGCCCCGGGGGAGCGCGAGCAGCCCCAGAGCCCAGCTGGGAAACATCCGGCACGGCgctggggcaggggccgggCGGTGCCGGAAAGGCCGGCGGCTAAATTTAGTGGGAATTTAGCGGGGCCGGCAGGAGGGAAGCGCAGAGAGCCAGGGGCCGGACAGGGAACGGGAACCAGGGGACAAAAGCACCGTGTTGGTGGGGCAGGACAGGACCCCGCAGATCGCACGGGTGTACAGCCCGACCGCGGCCAGCGGGGTGGCGTCCCTCCGGGGACAGCGCAGAGACGGCGGGGCCAGCGGGGCAGGGTCTGCCTCgtccttgtccttgtccttgtccttgtccctgtccttgtccctgTCTCCGCAgggtcctggggctgctggcctGTGCCGGCAGTCGTACCAATGGCTCAAAGTGCATCGTGTCCGCAGCGGCTGCTCGTGGCGGCAGAGGAGAGgttgggggtgctggtggcaccgGGTGCTGGTGCCAAGGTGCtccgggggggggtgggggggtggggggggttgggggttCTCCACCCCATGGGCAGCCAGCGGCCCCGCTGTGCTCCCCAGTCCCGGCACCAAACCACGTTATATGCCACTCTCAGCCCCCATCAGTGCCGCGGAGTCTTGTGGCACGGCACCGGCCGAGTTACCGGGGTGGGGGCAGGGgtccccccgtgccccccggcTGTGCCGCACCGTGCCGCGCTCAGTAGTAGTGCACGCGGCCCagggtgccggtgccggtgcccagGATGTCGGGCTGCCCGTTGCGCCAGATCTCGCGGATGATGCGCTCGCGCTCCTCCAGCCGCTGCGCCCGCTCCAGCTCCTCGGCCGAGGCGAAGACGTTGACGGGCAGGGCGCCGTCCCCGGGGCCGTGGCTCTCCAGCGGGATCTCGGTCACCGGCAGCAGCGACTCGGAGGCGGCGCGGTCGATggtgtcctcctcctcctcatcctcatcgTCCTCGTCGTCGTCGTCCTCGCTGAGGtcgggcgggccgggccggggccggcgcagggggcgggcgcggggccggcagGAGATGCGCAGCACCAGCAGGCACAGCGTCAGCACCAGCCCGAAGCAGACGCCCAGCACGAAGTAAAGCCCGAAGCTCTCGGGGTTGGCTGTGGGGAGGGAAGGCGATGGGGCTGAGGGGCTGTCCCCAGACCTCAACGGGGCCGCGGTGGCCCCGGGGTCCCCACTGGAGATGTTCCCcagacgggggggggggggggggggggtggcttTGTGGCCTCACCTCGGATGTGCGCGTACGCGGCCATGCTGTTGCTCAGCAGCTCCATGTCCTGCTTGCGGCTCTCCATCGCGGCGCCCGGCCGCGCTCAGGGGCTCTGCGGGCAGCACGTGCTGGGCATCTGCGGGACACGGGATGTGGGGCTGAGCCGGGGGGCTCCCGGAGCCCCCTGTCCCCACCTGGGGCACGGTCTGGAGGGGGACCACGCAGAGCAAAGAGgggtggaaggggagggggcTCGTGCCCAGCGGTGCTGCAGTTCGGACAGGGCCGAGCCCCGGTGGGTGCCGAAGCGGAGCCGTCCCGCTCCCGCTGCCCTCTGCTCTtcctgcggggccgggcaggaTGCGGCCAACACctcccccccgccaccccccccccccccccccccaaggacaCTGCGCCAAGCGGATCTGCAGCAGCCCGGGCTTTCTGCCCCCGGACATGACACCGAGGGCTTCCTCGCCCCgtggtggcactggggggggacatggggcagTGTACCCCCACCCCGCACCTCTCCCAGTGCtgcacccagccccagctgttTGCTGTGGGGCCCTGGGCCAGGAGCGGGGCCAGCCCCCGCAGCACGGGGACAAGGACAGGGCTGTGGTGCAAAGGCCACCACTCCGGTGAgcagcacggggagggggggtgcACAAAaagaggggctggggcaggcactGGTCCCATGCTGCAAGCGGAAGAAGCCGCCGATGCTCCCACAGGAAATGTGGGGAGGAGGCGAGGCGGCTGCCCCATGGGACAccccggggacggggacaccccCAGGGCCCCAAACAGCTGAGCACCAGCcccgtttcccccccccccccccctcccgtgATGCTGGTGCGGGGCTGTGCAGGGCGGGAGGGGATGCAGCACGCGGGCCCTGGCAGAGGGAAGAGCTCATTTCCCAGAAACGTCTCCAAGGAGGGAggaatgaggaaagaaatgcagaaaatgtgacACATCAGCAGAACCGTCCCTGGACAGGGCAG harbors:
- the LOC121058851 gene encoding predicted GPI-anchored protein 58 isoform X2, encoding MPAWDTASREPGHGGFWALGTSKPYGGCQVGGSSGAGCAVGQEEPPRGARDVAWTSTAVLSTSTSFPARSRFPPASRARRGAGAAGGEPGTALSITAWGAAPCRQPEPARDRPGRQQEHTARMEPAKPPPSKRMAPAPPVPAKTKPALGLPSKPSGPQPGTSAEMERDRAGDPDTDGFSALQVTTAKLSHPTATRPRVPGRRPPSMAGGGLGPPCAELCPHLPATGQGPEQRLALEDLKAEVRSLHILVDLMRGQHLRDLEDVRLELQHERTKREALQVEIERVRKALPC
- the LOC121058851 gene encoding translation initiation factor IF-2-like isoform X1, coding for MPAWDTASREPGHGGFWALGTSKPYGGCQVGGSSGAGCAVGQEEPPRGARDVAWTSTAVLSTSTSFPARSRFPPASRARRGAGAAGGEPGTALSITAWGAAPCRQPEPARDRPGRQQEHTARMEPAKPPPSKRMAPAPPVPAKTKPALGLPSKPSGPQPGTSAEMERDRAGDPGRAMAIARAPGATAMPRSDTIPFADTDGFSALQVTTAKLSHPTATRPRVPGRRPPSMAGGGLGPPCAELCPHLPATGQGPEQRLALEDLKAEVRSLHILVDLMRGQHLRDLEDVRLELQHERTKREALQVEIERVRKALPC
- the LOC121058851 gene encoding CD2-associated protein-like isoform X3 codes for the protein MEPAKPPPSKRMAPAPPVPAKTKPALGLPSKPSGPQPGTSAEMERDRAGDPDTDGFSALQVTTAKLSHPTATRPRVPGRRPPSMAGGGLGPPCAELCPHLPATGQGPEQRLALEDLKAEVRSLHILVDLMRGQHLRDLEDVRLELQHERTKREALQVEIERVRKALPC
- the EVA1B gene encoding protein eva-1 homolog B, with amino-acid sequence MESRKQDMELLSNSMAAYAHIRANPESFGLYFVLGVCFGLVLTLCLLVLRISCRPRARPLRRPRPGPPDLSEDDDDEDDEDEEEEDTIDRAASESLLPVTEIPLESHGPGDGALPVNVFASAEELERAQRLEERERIIREIWRNGQPDILGTGTGTLGRVHYY